In the Blattabacterium sp. (Blattella germanica) str. Bge genome, ATGGGATTAATAATAGATTTTATGAAGAACCTCTTTACTCAAGAGATAGCTATAGATTTAGGAACTGCCAATACGCTTATTATGCACAATAATAAGGTTATAGTGGACTTACCTTCCATAATAGCTATAGATGTAAGAACAAAGAAAGTATTAGCAGTAGGAGAAGAAGCAAAACAGATGCAAGGAAAAACACATGAAAATATTAAGATATATAAACCATTAAAAGATGGAGTGATTGCAGATTATCAAGTAGCCGAACTTATGATAAGAGAATTTATAAAGAAAGTTCCAGGTATAAATAATAGATTTTTTACTCCATCATTAACAATGGTAATTTGCATTCCATCCGGAATCACAGAAGTTGAGAAAAGAGCAGTGAAAGACTCCGCTCAACATCTTAACGCCAAAGAAGTTTATCTTATTGAAGAACCCATGGCTGCTGCTATAGGTTCTGGAATTTCAGTTACTAAAGCAGAAGGAAATATGATCATTGATATAGGAGGAGGAACAACAGAATGTGGAGTCATAGCTTTAGGAGGAATTGTTTGTCAAAAATCCATAAAAATAGCTGGAGATGTTTTTACTAATGATATTTCTTATTTTCTTCGTACCAAATACAATTTATATATTGGAGAAAGGACTGCTGAGAAAATAAAAATAGATATAGGAGCAGCTATGGAATCTATTGACACTCCTCCTGAGGATATTCATATACAAGGTAGAGATTTACCTACAGGAAAACCAAAAGAAATGAATATTTCTTATAAAGAAACTATTCCTGCTCTTGACAAATCAATTTTACGAATTGAGGATGCTGTAATGGAAACTCTTTCAAGAACACCACCGGAACTTGCAGCAGATATTTATAAAACAGGAATTTATATGGCAGGAGGAGGATCTCTTTTAAGGGGATTAGATAAAAGAATATCCAAAAAAACGGGACTTTCTGTTTCTTTAGTAGATGATCCTTTAAGAGCTGTAGTCAAAGGAACAGGTGTAGCATTGAAAAATATTGATAAATTTACATTTTTAATGAAATAGGGTAGATAAATCTTATGCGTGAATTTTTCAGTTTTCTTTTGAAATGGCGTTTTTTTATTTTCTTTTTTTTACTAGAATGTGTTGCTATTTTTCTTTCTTTTTCAAATTCAAAACTTCATAAATATATTTACACCGGGTCTTCCAATTTCATGATTGGAAATATTTATGAAACCATTTATAAATTGCGTAGTTATTTTTTATTAGAAATTGAAAATAAAAGATTATTAAATGAAAATAAAAAATTGCGCAATGAACACATTTTTTCTAAAATCAGAAAAATATCTAAAGATTTCAAAGAAGAAAATATTGATTATCTACAGCAATATACTTTTACTCCCGTTCAGATTATAAATAATAGTATTCATGAACAGGAAAATTACATAACTATAAATAAAGGAAGTATAGATGGAATTAAACCTGATATGGGGATTATATTATCTGATGGAATTGCAGGAATTATTATAAAAACATCTCCACATTTTAGTATTGCTATTTCTCTTCTAAATCCAAAAATTAAAGTAAATGCCAGATTGAAAAAAAATAAATATTTTGGAACTCTAAGTTGGGATGGATTAGATCATGAATATGTGGTTTTGTATGACATCCCTAGACATTCCACAATTCATAAAGGAGATATAGTGGAAACAGATGGAAAATCTGCTACTTTTCCTGAAGGAATAGAAATTGGAAAAGTAGACTCTTATCAATTTGATGAAGAAGATGCTAATTATATTATAAAAGTAAAATTAATGGCTAATTTTTCGACTATAGAAAACGCTTATGTTGTAAAAAATTTATTCAAAAAAGAGTGGAAAGATGTTCAACTTTATAAAGTTGAAAATAAGTAATGAATTTTATTAAAAGTTTTATTGTTTCCGTTTTTTTGATTTTTCTTCTTTGTTTAATTCAGATATCAATATTAAATCCATTATTTTTAGGATGCTATTCTTATATCTATGTCCTTTTTATTTTGGTTTATCCCTACAATAGGAATCGATTTGTATTTTTGTTTTTATCTTTTTTAATTGGTTGTATAATAGATCATTGTATGAATTCTGGAGGAATTCATGCTTTTTCGGCAACTTTATCTGCTTTTTTAAGATTAAATTTCTTACAGTTTTTTGATGGGAAAAATTTTATAAATAGAAATGATTTTTCTATTTATGAGTTACCTTTTATTAGAAAAACTCTTTATATATTTTCATTAGTTTTCACTCATCATTTTTCTTTGTTAATATTAGAAATATTAAAAGGAACTACTTTTAGTAAAATTATTTTATTTAGAACAATATTCAGCAGTATTTTTACAACTATTTTATGTATTATATATTTTTTTTTCAGAAAAATTAAACATTGAAAAAATTATATAAGTTTTATATTTTATTAAGTTCTATAGGTTTTGTTTTTATAATTAGATTATTTTTTATACAAATATATACGGAAAAGTATATTTTGAATGCTTTTAATACTTCTATAAAACAAGAAATAATTATTCCTGAAAGAGGATCTATTTTCGATAGAAATGAAAATTTGTTGGTTTTTAATAAATCTATTTATGAATTAATAGTCATTCCAATTCTTATAGATGAACATTTTAATATTATAGAATTTTGTAATCTTGTAGGAATTGAAAAAAAAACTTTTTCTAAAAATTTAGAAAAAGCAAAAGCTTATTCTAAATATTTACCATCTGTTTTTCTTCCTTTTATATCAAAAGAAAAATTTGCTACCATACAAGAGAAACTTTATAAATACAAAGGATTTGATTGGACAAAACGATCTCTTAGAGATTATAAAGTAGAAAGTTCATCCAATGTTTTGGGATATATAGGAGAAGTAACTCAAAAGGATATTAAAAAAGAATCTAATTATTATCAAATGGGAGATTTTATTGGTTGGGCTGGAGTGGAAAAATCTTATGAAAAAATTCTGAGAGGAAAAAAGGGAATAAAATATTGGGTTAGAGATAGAAAAGGATGTATTATAGGAACTTATAACAATAGTCGAAATGATATAAAAGCAGTGAGTGGAAATGATATTTCCTTAACTATAGATTGGAATCTTCAGAAATATGCAGAACAGCTTATGTATCAAAAAAAAGGAGGAATAGTCGCTATTAATCCTAAAAATGGAGAAATTTTATCATTGGTGTCTAGTCCTATTAATAATCCTAATTTGTTTGTAGGGATTAATCGTTCTAAAGAATTTAAAAAATTAATGAAAGATACTATAGATAATCCTTTATTTGATAGAACAACACAAGCTCGTTATCCTCCAGCTTCTCCATTTAAATTGCTTACAGAATTAGCAGGTCTTCAAATGGGAGTAGTGGATACCAATACGACTTTTATATGTTATAAAGGATTTAAATATGGAAAAAAAAGAATTCATTGTCATTCTGGAATTCATGGATTTCCTATAGGAGTAGAAACAGCAGTTGCTGTTTCTTGCAATAATTATTTTGCACAAGTTTACAAACGTGTTATTGAAAAATATCCTAAAAATTTGACAAAAGGAGTTAATGAATGGAGTGATATTATCAAAAGTTTTGGATTTGGAAATTATTTGTACAATGATTTAGCTACAGGAGAAAAAGGAGTTATTCCTTCAGGAGATTATTACAATAAAAAATATGGAATTACAAAATGGAATGCTATTACTATTATTTCCAATAGTATAGGACAAGGAGAAATAAATGTAACTCCTATACAATTAGCCAATATGGTTTGTGCTATAGCAAATAAAGGTTTTTTTTATACTCCACATATTGTAAAACGTATAAATCATCAGCCTATATCAAATCCAAATTATACTAAAGCTAAACATACTAAAGTAAAAAGTCAATATTTTGATTTAATTATTAATGGAATGGAAAAAGTTTTTATAATTGGAACAGGAAGGAGTTTTCGATCATATGATATTAGAATGGCTGGAAAAACTGGAACGGCTCAAAATTTTCTAAAAATTAATAGCCATAAAATAGTTTCTTTACCTGACCATTCTATTTTTATATTATTTGCTCCTGTGGAAGATCCTCAAATAGCTATTTCTGTTATCATAGAAAATGGAGGTTTTGGATCTCGTTGGGCTGGACCTATTGCCAGTCTTATTGCAGAAAAATATATAAATAATGATGTACACAGGAAAAATTTGGAAAAAAAAATTATGACCTCAGGATTACAGAAAGTGTACGACTCTATAGCAAAAATGAAAAAATTCAATAATTTTTACAGAAAAAATTCTGTTGATAAAAAGAAATAAAATATTATTAAGAAATATAGACTGGGTAATTGTCACGATTTATATTTTCATGATTTTTTTTGGATGTATGAATTTGTATTCCGTTTCTCCTGAAAAAGCAGAAAAACAACTAATATGGATTTTATTAAGTTTTTTTTTCATATTCTTTGTTTTTTTATTTAAACCGATTCACTATAAATATAGTGCCCCATTTTTCTTTTTATTCACGTTATTTCTTTTAATTGGAGTATTTTTTTTTGGAAAAAACGTGAATGGATCAAAATCTTGGTATGTTTTTGGCCCAGTTAGTTTCCAACCTTCTGAACTCGCTAAAATATCTACATCTTTAATGGTAGCTCATTTGATGAGTCAGGGTCATATTAAAAATAAAAAAATATTATTTTATACATGTATTGTATTAATATTACCTGCTTTTTTAATATTTGTTCAACCCGATCCAGGGTCTTCTATAGTTTTTTCCTCTTTTCTATTAACTTTATATAGAGAAGGATTGTCTATTTTTTTTATACTTTATTTTTTATTTTCTATTTTATTATTTGTTATATCGTTAAATATATCATCTTGGATAATAGTTTCATTTCTATTTGTAATTTTTCTTTTTATCTTTTTTGCAAAAAAAAATGTATCATTTATTGATTTATTTTTTTATATATTTTTATTTGTTAGTTTTTCTTCTGTTTCCATTTTGTCTCCATTTTTTTCTCAAAAGTTTTTGAAAAAACATCATAGAGATAGAATTAATATTCTATTTCAAAATGAATTTGACAGAAAATATAGAGATAATGTAGGATATAATTTATTATATTCAAAAACAGCTATTGGTTCTGGAAAATTTTTTGGAAAAGGATATCAAAAAGGAACTGTAACAAAAGGAAAATTTGTTCCTGAACAACATACTGATTATATTTTTTGTACTGTAGGAGAAGAATGGGGTTTTATAGGAAGTTTTATTTTCATTACATTTTATTTATTCTTTATTAGTCGTATTTATTTTTTATCTGAAAGACAAAAAGATGTTTTTGGAAGAATTTTTGGATATTCAGTTGGGAATATTATTTTGACTCATTTTATCATGAATTTAGGCATGGTGATGGGGCTTTTTCCTACAATAGGAATTGTTTTGCCTTTTTTCAGTTATGGTGGATCATCTCTTTGGTCTTTTACCATTTTATTATTTATATTTGTGAGAATAGACGCATCAGATCAGATTAGTTTTATATAGGGGCTGATTTTGGATTTGACAGCAAGATTAGTTATAAAAGAAAGCATACCGTGTTACGTAAGGTTTTTCACGTAAATCAAGCGTTACAAAATAATAAACGGCGAACAACAATACGCTTTTGCTGCTTAATGTTCAATTAAGCTTTATCTGCAAAAATGCAGAAGTAAAATATCTCTCAGAAATTCTTCCTTATAGTTTCTGATATAGAGGTACAAGAAGATGTTAAGGATTAGGAAAACAGATGATTCTTAAGTTTTCTGAAAAATTGTTTTGAATCTTAGTTTTGATTTCGGATCCAAAACTGGAATAGAAACGTAATAATTTTTTTTGGATAAGTATGTAGAAAACTTTTATGCTACTTGTTTGGACGCGGGTTCAAATCCCGCCAGCTCCATTTCTTTTATTATTTTTCAAATTTTATGTGAAATAAGAAAAATTCAGTTTCTTTTATACAGTATTTTTTCAGGAATTTTATTGAGTTTAGGATGGCCGACTGACGGAAATCCTATGTATTTATTCATAGCTTTCATTCCTTTGTTGTATGTAGAAAATCACTTAAAAAATTTTTGTATTTTTTTTCTTTCTTTTATTACTTTTTTAATATGGAATGCGACTTCTACATGGTGGTTGTCTTATTCAAAAAGAGTTGATGGAGCTTTCGCTATAGAAGCTTATCTATCCCCTGTATTATTGAATTCTTTTTTTATGTCAATTGTTTTTACTTTTTACTCATGGATAAAAAAACATATAAAAAGTAAAAAAGTAGGATATGTATTTTTAGTTTGCTTATGGATTTTATTTGAAAAAATGCATTTAGAATGGGAATTATCTTGGCCATGGCTGAATTTAGGAAATGGTTTTTCTAATCACACAAAATGGATTCAATGGTACGAATATACTGGAACTTTAGGAGGATCTATATGGATATGGACAGTCAACATTGGATTGACAGAATCTATTGTAAAATATGAGAAAAATAAAAATCTATTTTCTTTATATAGAAGAATTTATTTCAACATAGTAAAAATTTTTTTTATGATTTTTATATCACATCTCATATATATGAAATATGAAGAAAAAAAATATGGAAGATTTGTAGATACATTAATTTTACAACCTAATATAGATCCATATAATCAAAAATATAGTTTTTCAAAAAAAAAACTGATTTTGAAATTAAAAAAATTAATGGATCAAAAAATATCTAAAAAGTCTATGATGATATTGGCTCCTGAAACTACATTTCCTGGAAATGGAAATAAAATGCCAATAAAAAACATAAGTAACAATGAAATTGTTTCTGCATTTAGAAATTATTTAAAAAATAAATCTCCAAATACTGTATTTATAACAGGCGTGGAATTATTTTCTTTATATAAAGAAAAAACAAGTAAAACTTCTTTTCCTATTTTTTTAAAAAATTCTAAAAATATACAATGGGTCGATATTTTTAATTCAGTTATTCAGATAGGAATTCATGAAAATATAGAATATCATCATAAATCTAAACTGGTACCAGCAGTAGAAACGTTTCCTTATAAAAAAATTTTTTATCCTATATTGGGAAATATCTTACTCAATTTTGGAGGAACTGTAATGGAACTTGGAAAAGAAAGTTATCCTACCGTTTTCCATCATCCTCATGATGGAGTAAAGATAGCTCCTATTATTTGTTATGAGTCAGTATTTGGAGAGTATGTTTCTAATTTTTTTAAGAAAAAGAATGCAGAATTGATGGTTATCATTACTAATGATGGATGGTGGGGGCACTCAGAAGGACACAAACAACATATGTATTACGCACGAATCAGAGCTATTGAAAATAGAAAATATATAGCTAGATCAGCTAATACAGGAATCTCTTGCTTTATTAACGAAAAAGGAGAAATAATATCAAAAATTCCTTATGGAAAAGAAGGAGTTTTGTATGATAGAATATATCTAAATAATAAAAAAACGTTTTATATAAAGTATGGAGATTTCATTTATAAAATTAGTTTATTAACAATAATAATAATTTTATTACATTCAGTATACTCTAATCTATTTGTCAAATTGTAATTTTCTGATAGGCTTCTCCTATGTGATCGATAATATCACTAGATATAATTGATTCTTCACTAAATTTGTTTGCAGCAATATCTCCCGATAATCCATGTAAATAAACTCCCATGATGCATGATTTTTTTGGAGAATAACCTTGAGATAACAAACTTGTTATCATCCCAGTCAGAACATCTCCAGTTCCAGCGGTTGCCATACCAGGATTTCCTGTGCTATTAAAATACAAATTACCACAAGGAGTAGAAATAATAGAATGAGCTCCTTTCAATATAATGAATATTTTATATTTTACAGATATTTCCTTTACAAGATCTAATTTTTGATAATCATTTTTCCATGCCCCAAATAATCTATAAAATTCTTTTGGATGTGGAGTGATAATAGTATCATTTGGAAGAATATTTAATAATTCTAATTGATTTGATAATATATTTAAACCATCTGCATCAACTACCATAGATATTTTTTTATCTTTTATTTTTCGTAGAAAAGAAGCGAAAGCATTCTCAGTTTGAGGATGTGTTCCCATACCAATACCTATTCCTATTGCATTGATATCCGTGGGGATAATAATATCACTTATCCAATTTTTTTTGACATCTGTTTTTACAATGACTTCTGGAAAAGAAGTCTGAATAATTTCGTATCCACAATAAGGTACATGTACACTTAATTTTCCTATTCCAGTTCTAAAACTGGCTTTTGCAGCAAGTATAACAGACCCTATCATTCCATTATTTCCACCTATAATCATTCCATGTCCATAATTTCCTTTATGGGAAAATTTTCTTCTTTTTTTCTTATATATAGAATAAATACATTTATCATCTATATAAAAGTTTTTTGTATGTATTTTTTTAAGGAAATCATTTTTCCATCCAATGTTTAATATCCACCATTTTCCAACATAATTTGCATAAATTGGAAATAAAAAAGGTAATTTGGGAACTTGAAAAGTTAAAGTATGAGTGGCTTTAATTATTCCTGTAAAATTATCATGACTTTTTTCCATGAAAAGACCAGAAGGAATGTCTATAGATAGAACCGATTGAAATTTTTTTTCATTGATATAATGAAAAAAAGATTTCCAATATGGATTGACAGAACGATTTAATCCTATTCCGAAAATAGCATCAATTAAATAACTTTTCTGATCTAATAAAGGAAATTTTTCTTTTTCACAAATAATTTGTAAAGGGATGTTATATCTTAATACTTTCTCTTTATTGATTAAAAATTCATTTGAAAAGTGATTAGAAATATTCACTATATATATGGAAACTTTTGCTCCATATAAATATAACATTTTAGCTAAAACGAGTCCATCTCCTCCATTTTTTCCATTTCCTGATAATACTATAAATGGAATTTTTCTAACTTGAAAATGTTTATTTTTTACAATCCAATTGAAACAGCTTTTAGCTGCTCTTTCCATTAATTCTATAGAAGAAATAGATTCGTAATCAATACAGTATTGATCCACTTTTCTGATTTGATTTAAAGAAAGAATTTTCATTTTTTAAAATGAATTTATTATTTTTGGTTTTGTAAGTTTTCTATTTTTA is a window encoding:
- a CDS encoding rod shape-determining protein — translated: MGLIIDFMKNLFTQEIAIDLGTANTLIMHNNKVIVDLPSIIAIDVRTKKVLAVGEEAKQMQGKTHENIKIYKPLKDGVIADYQVAELMIREFIKKVPGINNRFFTPSLTMVICIPSGITEVEKRAVKDSAQHLNAKEVYLIEEPMAAAIGSGISVTKAEGNMIIDIGGGTTECGVIALGGIVCQKSIKIAGDVFTNDISYFLRTKYNLYIGERTAEKIKIDIGAAMESIDTPPEDIHIQGRDLPTGKPKEMNISYKETIPALDKSILRIEDAVMETLSRTPPELAADIYKTGIYMAGGGSLLRGLDKRISKKTGLSVSLVDDPLRAVVKGTGVALKNIDKFTFLMK
- a CDS encoding bifunctional ADP-dependent NAD(P)H-hydrate dehydratase/NAD(P)H-hydrate epimerase; amino-acid sequence: MKILSLNQIRKVDQYCIDYESISSIELMERAAKSCFNWIVKNKHFQVRKIPFIVLSGNGKNGGDGLVLAKMLYLYGAKVSIYIVNISNHFSNEFLINKEKVLRYNIPLQIICEKEKFPLLDQKSYLIDAIFGIGLNRSVNPYWKSFFHYINEKKFQSVLSIDIPSGLFMEKSHDNFTGIIKATHTLTFQVPKLPFLFPIYANYVGKWWILNIGWKNDFLKKIHTKNFYIDDKCIYSIYKKKRRKFSHKGNYGHGMIIGGNNGMIGSVILAAKASFRTGIGKLSVHVPYCGYEIIQTSFPEVIVKTDVKKNWISDIIIPTDINAIGIGIGMGTHPQTENAFASFLRKIKDKKISMVVDADGLNILSNQLELLNILPNDTIITPHPKEFYRLFGAWKNDYQKLDLVKEISVKYKIFIILKGAHSIISTPCGNLYFNSTGNPGMATAGTGDVLTGMITSLLSQGYSPKKSCIMGVYLHGLSGDIAANKFSEESIISSDIIDHIGEAYQKITI
- the mrdA gene encoding penicillin-binding protein 2 → MKKLYKFYILLSSIGFVFIIRLFFIQIYTEKYILNAFNTSIKQEIIIPERGSIFDRNENLLVFNKSIYELIVIPILIDEHFNIIEFCNLVGIEKKTFSKNLEKAKAYSKYLPSVFLPFISKEKFATIQEKLYKYKGFDWTKRSLRDYKVESSSNVLGYIGEVTQKDIKKESNYYQMGDFIGWAGVEKSYEKILRGKKGIKYWVRDRKGCIIGTYNNSRNDIKAVSGNDISLTIDWNLQKYAEQLMYQKKGGIVAINPKNGEILSLVSSPINNPNLFVGINRSKEFKKLMKDTIDNPLFDRTTQARYPPASPFKLLTELAGLQMGVVDTNTTFICYKGFKYGKKRIHCHSGIHGFPIGVETAVAVSCNNYFAQVYKRVIEKYPKNLTKGVNEWSDIIKSFGFGNYLYNDLATGEKGVIPSGDYYNKKYGITKWNAITIISNSIGQGEINVTPIQLANMVCAIANKGFFYTPHIVKRINHQPISNPNYTKAKHTKVKSQYFDLIINGMEKVFIIGTGRSFRSYDIRMAGKTGTAQNFLKINSHKIVSLPDHSIFILFAPVEDPQIAISVIIENGGFGSRWAGPIASLIAEKYINNDVHRKNLEKKIMTSGLQKVYDSIAKMKKFNNFYRKNSVDKKK
- the rodA gene encoding rod shape-determining protein RodA, which translates into the protein MNLYSVSPEKAEKQLIWILLSFFFIFFVFLFKPIHYKYSAPFFFLFTLFLLIGVFFFGKNVNGSKSWYVFGPVSFQPSELAKISTSLMVAHLMSQGHIKNKKILFYTCIVLILPAFLIFVQPDPGSSIVFSSFLLTLYREGLSIFFILYFLFSILLFVISLNISSWIIVSFLFVIFLFIFFAKKNVSFIDLFFYIFLFVSFSSVSILSPFFSQKFLKKHHRDRINILFQNEFDRKYRDNVGYNLLYSKTAIGSGKFFGKGYQKGTVTKGKFVPEQHTDYIFCTVGEEWGFIGSFIFITFYLFFISRIYFLSERQKDVFGRIFGYSVGNIILTHFIMNLGMVMGLFPTIGIVLPFFSYGGSSLWSFTILLFIFVRIDASDQISFI
- the lnt gene encoding apolipoprotein N-acyltransferase yields the protein MDAGSNPASSISFIIFQILCEIRKIQFLLYSIFSGILLSLGWPTDGNPMYLFIAFIPLLYVENHLKNFCIFFLSFITFLIWNATSTWWLSYSKRVDGAFAIEAYLSPVLLNSFFMSIVFTFYSWIKKHIKSKKVGYVFLVCLWILFEKMHLEWELSWPWLNLGNGFSNHTKWIQWYEYTGTLGGSIWIWTVNIGLTESIVKYEKNKNLFSLYRRIYFNIVKIFFMIFISHLIYMKYEEKKYGRFVDTLILQPNIDPYNQKYSFSKKKLILKLKKLMDQKISKKSMMILAPETTFPGNGNKMPIKNISNNEIVSAFRNYLKNKSPNTVFITGVELFSLYKEKTSKTSFPIFLKNSKNIQWVDIFNSVIQIGIHENIEYHHKSKLVPAVETFPYKKIFYPILGNILLNFGGTVMELGKESYPTVFHHPHDGVKIAPIICYESVFGEYVSNFFKKKNAELMVIITNDGWWGHSEGHKQHMYYARIRAIENRKYIARSANTGISCFINEKGEIISKIPYGKEGVLYDRIYLNNKKTFYIKYGDFIYKISLLTIIIILLHSVYSNLFVKL
- the mreC gene encoding rod shape-determining protein MreC; amino-acid sequence: MREFFSFLLKWRFFIFFFLLECVAIFLSFSNSKLHKYIYTGSSNFMIGNIYETIYKLRSYFLLEIENKRLLNENKKLRNEHIFSKIRKISKDFKEENIDYLQQYTFTPVQIINNSIHEQENYITINKGSIDGIKPDMGIILSDGIAGIIIKTSPHFSIAISLLNPKIKVNARLKKNKYFGTLSWDGLDHEYVVLYDIPRHSTIHKGDIVETDGKSATFPEGIEIGKVDSYQFDEEDANYIIKVKLMANFSTIENAYVVKNLFKKEWKDVQLYKVENK